One Watersipora subatra chromosome 4, tzWatSuba1.1, whole genome shotgun sequence genomic window carries:
- the LOC137394144 gene encoding uncharacterized protein, translating to MRNRRSSQQPSTSNANVQQHATQNNNNNSSDSENSLVDVVGDVNDMDLAAPLFPDDDHDFMDIVDQQLLIAQVNPTMSIFRLPRGGQFGFRGHVINFPQNVNDFVINLPRQLQQIDIIVLRRRIDQTALPANLFTVRRQRVLASLIWLKANNEFYRNINIIQENIDVLPLDDIVELPDHHIVQELDADLPPAPIPDNGANNPNEANNNEHNLQRAADLRAPRAKPVSARDYFKHLLYYKDGRFQADPRFIFLAYNSTLRWQSIQVGQVFVQNNPNEREMSVADIRQLVNENQRNLSNRILRFGSQIRGTAQYWYSRRNELLAMNKQLGNATAFFTFSVADMQWPDLARFLDTDNRTIAQAIAHSPLTVDSYLGVRFDTFFKHFLTPYFLIDDYWYRFEWQHRGSLHVHGLAWLHNAPNTQTCTQLELTSYWDKYVCTWNPAIEHNQNPANFYWDVQNHPCSVRGQDVDNLENYLKDLVNICQKHTRCNPGYCLRIQPDGTQKCRFGFPKELQAQTSVDFVLDEQGHRTSMAIKSATNDPLLNNYNRRCMVTWTANHDISLTFDITDAAKYIAKYTSKAETASTDYTQVYHQIITQQLPPEANIQRTATSLLLNTIARDVCAQEAVHVVASLPLYHSSRSFVTLKVDGQTIQDNLPGQGTSDMRKYMARPPGFHAMSFFAFTKSFRLIQHRNANFLTAYARISGDAIMQIFPKYSSYPVSDTFAKYCMQFLVLHKPFNQWNQLLAGFESPVDAYTQFIHENPLLVDQYQPLENAVEQAAAQLAQYAENIPENPPHEREPWMGLLDQEDELPFAQPALQANPDFDWVADSQDLLHLVPHAPTFLIGAQNHYNPPPIEIPFVDIAQLNNEQRQVYDRIENHTQLPNPPPLRSLVLGSAGTGKSFLIQALHQLLGQRCKLLAPTGVAALNISGSTIHSFLHFAKPTDTCQLNGPALQILQAKCLQIKYIIIDELSMIGCRLINAIDKRLRQAFPEKSDQFFGGCSIIMFGDFGQLPPVLDARMFQPNVRSAVCLHGHSAYQTFDTAFFLVRCMRQANDLIFRDLLLRLRDGESTEQDYEFLSRRFPGIADHDPVFDTATRLFPTCELVHDYNSNRLLLLGNPIAQINSKHAGRNAQLASSNLACGLQRTVFLSVGSRVMLRANLWVEKGLVNGSIGTVLRIIYCVNQGPPALPSFVVCIFPGYTGPTFLPEHPNSFPVIPIKRTWTAGHATLSRTGIPLDLAWGLTIHKSQGLTMAKAGEVSPSKGKPESVHVQKQAIHIYFT from the exons AtgagaaatagaaggtcctcacagcaaccatcaacatcaaatgctaatgttcaacaacacgctactcaaaataataacaacaactcatctgattcagagaattctttagtagatgttgtaggcgatgtgaATGatatggacttggcagcccctttgtttccagatgatgatcatgattttatggacatcgtTGAcc AACAGTTGCTCATTGCTCAGGTTAATCCTACAATGTCTATATTCCGTCTTCCGCGTGGTGGCCAATTTGGGTTCAGAGGTCATGTCATCAATTTCCCTCAGAATGTAAATGACTTTGTTATAAATTTACCTCGCCAACTACAACAAATTGACATCATTGTCCTTCGCCGACGCATTGACCAAACTGCCTTGCCAGCCAATCTCTTTACAGTTCGTCGTCAAAGAGTTCTTGCCTCGCTCATTTGGCTTAAAGCTAACAATGAATTTTATCGTAACATAAACATTATCCAGGAAAACATAGATGTTTTGCCACTTGATGACATTGTGGAATTACCTGACCATCATATAGTACAAGAGTTAGATGCTGACCTACCTCCAGCACCTATTCCAGATAATGGCGCCAACAACCCAAATGAAGCCAACAACAATGAACATAACTTGCAAC GTGCCGCGGATTTACGTGCACCCCGTGCTAAACCTGTTTCCGCGCGTGACTACTTCAAACATCTTCTTTACTACAAAGATGGTCGATTTCAAGCTGATCCTAGATTTATTTTCCTTGCTTATAATAGTACACTCCGCTGGCAATCTATTCAAGTAGGTCAAGTCTTTGTACAGAACAACCCAAATGAACGTGAAATGTCTGTTGCAGATATTCGCCAACTTGTCAATGAAAATCAACGAAACTTGAGCAACAGAATTCTTAGGTTCGGTTCCCAAATCAGGGGTACTGCTCAATACTGGTATAGCAGACGCAATGAACTTCTGGCAATGAACAAACAACTCGGAAATGCTACTGCTTTCTTCACATTTTCAGTTGCTGACATGCAGTGGCCTGATCTTGCACGTTTCCTCGACACTGACAACAGAACCATTGCTCAAGCAATTGCGCACTCACCTCTTACTGTTGACTCATACCTAGGTGTTAGATTTGACACGTTCTTCAAACATTTCCTTACACCTTACTTTCTGATTGATGACTACTGGTACAGATTTGAATGGCAACATCGAGGCAGCTTGCATGTACATGGCCTAGCCTGGTTACATAATGCCCCAAACACACAAACTTGTACACAACTTGAACTAACATCGTATTGGGATAAATATGTATGCACTTGGAATCCTGCCATTGAACATAACCAAAATCCAGCTAACTTCTATTGGGATGTTCAAAACCACCCATGCTCAGTAAGGGGTCAAGATGTAGATAACTTAGAAAACTACTTGAAAGACCTCGTCAACATTTGTCAAAAACATACACGCTGCAATCCGGGGTACTGCTTGCGAATACAGCCAGATGGCACTCAAAAGTGCCGATTTGGCTTTCCAAAAGAACTCCAAGCACAAACATCTGTTGATTTTGTTCTAGATGAACAAGGTCATAGAACATCTATGGCTATAAAATCTGCTACTAATGACCCTCTCTTGAACAACTATAATCGCAGATGCATGGTTACATGGACTGCAAATCATGACATTTCATTGACTTTTGACATAACCGATGCAGCCAAATACATTGCCAAATATACTTCAAAAGCTGAAACCGCAAGTACTGACTACACGCAGGTTTATCATCAAATTATCACACAACAGCTTCCGCCTGAAGCCAACATACAACGTACTGCAACTTCTTTACTCCTCAACACTATTGCTAGAGATGTTTGCGCACAAGAAGCAGTTCATGTCGTTGCTAGCTTACCTCTCTATCACTCCTCACGCAGCTTTGTCACTCTTAAAGTTGATGGTCAAACAATACAGGACAACTTACCTGGTCAAGGAACCTCTGATATGCGAAAATACATGGCCCGTCCTCCTGGCTTCCACGCCATGTCCTTCTTTGCATTCACAAAATCATTCAGACTTATCCAACACCGTAATGCAAACTTCCTTACAGCTTATGCCCGTATCAGTGGTGATGCCATCATGCAAATCTTCCCCAAATACAGCTCATATCCAGTAAGTGACACATTTGCCAAGTATTGCATGCAGTTTTTAGTTCTGCATAAACCTTTCAACCAGTGGAACCAATTGCTCGCAGGCTTTGAGAGCCCAGTCGATGCTTACACGCAATTCATTCATGAAAACCCTCTACTCGTTGACCAATATCAACCACTTgaaaatgcagtggaacaagcGGCGGCCCAACTTGCTCAATATGCAGAAAACATTCCTGAAAATCCTCCCCATGAACGTGAGCCCTGGATGGGCCTACTTGACCAAGAAGACGAATTGCCTTTTGCTCAACCTGCTTTACAAGCTAATCCGGATTTTGACTGGGTTGCCGATAGCCAAGATCTCCTACATCTTGTCCCACACGCTCCTACTTTTCTAATTGGTGCTCAAAACCATTACAACCCACCTCCCATTGAAATACCCTTTGTTGATATTGCCCAACTAAACAATGAGCAAAGGCAAGTCTATGACCGCATAGAGAACCATACCCAACTTCCCAATCCTCCTCCCCTCAGATCACTTGTTCTTGGTTCCGCTGGAACAGGTAAAAGCTTCCTAATTCAAGCATTGCATCAACTACTCGGTCAACGTTGCAAACTTTTGGCTCCTACTGGTGTTGCGGCATTGAACATCTCTGGTTCGACCATTCATTCTTTCCTACACTTCGCTAAACCTACTGACACTTGCCAGCTAAATGGCCCTGCTTTGCAAATTCTTCAAGCTAAGTGTCTGCAAATTAAATACATCATAATTGACGAACTTTCAATGATTGGCTGCCGCCTGATAAATGCAATTGATAAACGTTTGCGACAAGCCTTCCCTGAAAAATCTGACCAGTTTTTTGGTGGCTGCTCCATAATCATGTTTGGCGATTTTGGTCAACTACCGCCTGTTTTAGATGCCAGAATGTTTCAGCCCAACGTCAGGAGTGCTGTTTGTTTGCATGGCCACTCAGCTTACCAAACCTTTGATACTGCGTTCTTCTTAGTCCGATGTATGCGTCAAGCAAATGATCTAATCTTCCGTGATCTATTACTAAGACTCCGTGATGGAGAGTCGACCGAGCAAGACTATGAATTCCTGTCGCGCCGATTTCCTGGCATTGCTGATCATGATCCTGTCTTCGATACTGCTACTCGCCTATTTCCAACATGTGAATTGGTCCACGACTATAACTCAAACAGACTTTTACTACTTGGCAATCCCATTGCACAGATTAACTCAAAACACGCTGGCCGCAATGCTCAGTTGGCATCTTCTAATCTTGCATGCGGTCTTCAACGCACTGTATTTCTATCAGTCGGTTCGCGAGTTATGCTTAGAGCAAATCTTTGGGTTGAGAAGGGATTAGTCAATGGTTCAATTGGTACTGTCTTACGTATCATATACTGTGTAAATCAAGGCCCACCTGCTTTACCTTCTTTCGTTGTCTGCATATTTCCAGGTTATACTGGTCCAACATTTCTTCCCGAACACCCCAACAGTTTTCCAGTTATACCTATCAAGCGTACTTGGACTGCTGGCCATGCCACTCTTAGTCGTACAGGCATTCctctcgatctagcatggggtttgacaatacacaagagtcaaggtcttaccatggctaaagct GGAGAGGTGTCTCCTTCTAAAGGGAAACCAGAAAGCGTGCACGTTCAGAAGCAGGCTATACACATCTATTTTActtga